AATGTAGCTCCGAGGGTCCTCCACTTCCCAGGAAAGTTTTGGCAAATAACCCGCTATATTTAAAGAAAAATAATACACTTAGATTTAGGATCACGCCCAATCCCAAGACCGCTTTTTTAGATCCAAAATCCGGGGTCTGGATCAGATATACGATACTCGCGTTCCAAAAGATAGAGAACAAAAGTAAAATAAGCAGCCAAGGATCTGTATATGCATAAAAATAAAAACTTGCGGCGACTACTGTCAGAAGTTGGAATCTTTTTAAGAAAGGAATGTAGTAAAGAACAAAGGTAATCAGTAGGAATATGAAAAATCCAAAACTATTAAAATTCATAGGAAAGAAAATCTGACTGGTTCAAATTCTTTCCTGGAACCCTTAGGTCAAGAACCTATTATACTTCTCGGGGCTCCTTCACCAAAAACATTTCGATCTCTCCCTTGTTCTTGGCCTTGATGAGTCCCCTGGACTCGCAGACAAAATCTTCTCTTATAAAATGGAACGTATCCAGGGAGATATTCACTTCTCCCGGGACTCCGGAGCTTTCCATACGGCTTGCGGTGTTGACTGTGTCTCCCCAGATATCATAAGCAAATTTTTCTGTACCAATTACTCCTGCCACCACACTCCCTGTATGGATCCCTAAACGTAATTCCCACGTAGGAAGGCCTAAGTTCTGTCTTTCTTCTTTCTGTTTTTTCATGAATTGTTGGAATTCCAACCCGCAGAAGACCGCATCTCTTGCGTGGGTATGATTTGGCGTAGGAAGTCCGGCAACGGCCATGTATGCATCTCCGATTGTCTTGATCTTCTCCAAACCGTATTTTTTGGCGATCTTATCAAACTCTGCAAAGAAGAAGTGAAGTTCCTTCACTAGTTCCTCTGGGGTCATTTTTTCGGCGATCTGGGTGAAACCTGCCATGTCGGTAAATATTACTGTAACGCTATCATAACGTTTTGGCTGGACCGTATCGTTCATTTTTAATTCGTCTGCGATCGATTCCGGAAGGATGTTCCTAAGTAGATTATCCGATTTTTTTCTTTCTATATTCAGGTTCCTGCTAAGTATGAAGATCAGTATTCCTGTCAGGATCTGGACAAAAATATAGTTTCCTCCCAGATCCATATATTCCGCGTCCCGATCTTTTTGAGGAACTATGAAATTAGGGTAAAGATATTCGAATATGTATAGGAAGCCGGTGACAAATGCATAAAACGCATAGATGAAAAAGATATTATGATTTTTTAAAAGAATAGTGGCAATCACCAATGCTGGGATAAAATAATAATGATTCCCTCCATTAGAACCCCCATGCAAGAACCAAAGAGAAGATAAATATGCAAGTATAGTTAGATTTAACGGCCAGAAAAGAACGTAATAAATATTCTTAAATCTGGAAAAGTAATACATGATGAGTAGAATGGTGCCGGAGATCAAATTTAAAAGAATGACCCGGTGAGAATATTCGGTTGTCTCTTCGAAGATCGAGCCTAATATATTCAAACTTCCGTTTACTAGCGAGATTGCGTTGAAAAGTCTGTGTTCCAAGGAGTTCTTTTTCGGATCTCCGAAGATCAAATAAATGAGCTGGACTAGCTTTTGTTTCATAAAATTCTCCGGAATTTGAGAAGTTTAAATATTTAGAGCAGGGATAAAACTTTCATACTTGGCAAAAAATTGCAAGCATCAACTGGAAAGGTCGGACACATTCCTGTCCCCGAAATAAAAATTGTACAATTCTTTTACTATGGAAAATAAGCCGGCGGCTTTAGCTTTTGACTGTCTGGAAATTTTAAATAATATCTTCCATTGAGAGAATAGTATGGAATATCTTTCTCTTAGCGAAAATCTGGGATCGTATAAGTTCGTAGATTCGGAAGTGACTCCATTTAATTCCACTATATGAAGATCTTTCCCCTCTAAAAAATCTTTGAGGGAAGAAAATCTAATATCGTATCTTCCAAAATAAAAACCTGAAAAGGATGAGGAAATCTCATGGATCTTATTTTCCAATTCGGGAGTAATCCATTCCGAACCGTCCAAAAATAAAGTTCCCTGACAATGGTTTCCAGCTTCTGAAAGAAGAATATTCTCTCCTAATTTAGGGACTTTGTCCCAAGTTTCCGAAAATCTTTTTTGAAATCTATCTTTCTGTATTTTAAATCTAGAATGGTTTTCTACTAATTTCGAAAGAGTAGAAATCCCATTTCCGATTAATCTTGGAAATACTTTTCTGGTGATAGAGAATATTTTACCCAGGGAACTATTCGGATATCTATAATAAAAGATCCCAGCCTCGAATGGACCTGGATGAAATTCTTGGACGAGCAGGTCTACATTTGATTCTAGTAAACATTCTTCCAAATGTTTTGGGCTTTGGATCTTTCTGACTCCTTGCCCTCTTTGTCCAGAATCAGGTTTTAGTATGACAGGGAATGTTAATCCAAAAGAATTCATTTTTTCTAAAATAGAATTTATGTCTTTGGAACCTTTTGGAACTAAAAAGAATTTTAATACATGTTCGGGATCTAATTTTCGTAAGATTTGATATTTAGATTCGCCTACGAGGCCGCCTAACGGAATGCTTGGGTTTGCCGCCGCAATTGTTCCAAATCCTAAGGAAGAAATTGATCCTGATCGGATAGAACGAATGGATTCAAAAGCGATATAAGGGATCAAAGGCAGATACAATTTCCAAGTGGGCCAAAATTCCATCGGATCAGATTGCCTAAGCAAATCTTGTTCTGTCTGTGTTTCTAACATTTTAGATGACCGGATCCCAGGCCAAAATAAGTCGATTCGTATTATATTGAAGGGTAGAGATCGCAAACCCGAAACTTTCCGGAATATCTTCGAACCCAAGATCATGTTCGAGAGCTACTCTTATGATCGCTTCGTGGTGGATTGTATGCTCCTGCACGTATAGTAGTTCTCTTTCCCAAGAAGACATTACCACATTCTCGGATCCTAAGGAAGAATGTACCAAATACGAAACTTGGACTTCTCCTTCCCAATCTCTAAGTTCGAATTCTTTTCTTAATTCTAAGAGTCGATCCGCGGCCGAGTTGGGAGAATTTTCATAAAGTGGATTTCTTTCTCTTCGGTCATAGGAAACGAGCCCTGTATCATAACCGTTCAATAATGCTTCCGCAAATTCCAAACAATGACGGACTTGTTTTCCTATACTCGCCCCGGACAATAGATGCAAAGGACGAGTGTAATTTCTTTCCGAGATTCTAAGTAGTAATTCCGCGAATCTTAAAAAGATGATCTCGAGAGAATCGATTAAGTCTGATTTCGTCTGTCTCATTGACGTAGACTTCGGATATTGGCGGTTTAGGTTACATTGAGGAATAAAAAAACGCCCGCAGTATACGGGCGTTTCTCAGCGGGCGATTCGGTAGGTTATCAGCCGAATTTTCCTGAAATATAATCTTCTGTTTCCTTTTTGGAAGGATCGTGGAACATCTTTTTAGTAGTATCGAATTCCACCAAACGCCCCATATAGAAGAAGCCTGTGTAATCGCTTACGCGAGCAGCTTGCTGCATATTATGTGTCACGATCACGATTGTATATGAATCCTTGAATTCAGAAATGAACTCTTCTACCTTTTTAGTGGAGATAGGATCCAAAGCGGAACAAGGCTCATCCATTAAGATCACTTCAGGATTCATTGCGATCGCTCTTGCGATACATAACCTTTGCTGTTGTCCTCCGGAAAGTCCAAGTGCGCTATCGTTCAATCTGTCCTTGACCTCTTTCCAGAGAGCGGATTTTCTCAAACTTTCCTCAACAATATGATCCATCTCATCCTTAGAGACTTTGCCGTTCAGTTTCAGACCGTAGGCAATATTCTCATAAATGGATTTAGGAAAAGGGAAGGATTTTTGGAAAACCATTCCGACTCTTTTTCTGAGTTCTACAACGTTCATTAGAGGATCGTAAATATTGATACCGTCTATTTCCAGTTTACCGTTTACTTTAGAGCTATCGATCACGTCGTTCATACGATTTATGGATCTCAAAAAAGTGGACTTACCACAACCGGAAGGTCCGATGAACGCTGTGACCTTCTTCGCATGAATTTCTAAAGAGATATCATGTAATGCCTGGTTCTCACCGTAGAAAAAATTGAAATGGCGGGATTTTATTTTTACTTTTGTATCTTTCATCTGCGATTAACTCCTCGCATCTCCAATAAAAACGTTATACATGGGCCTTGCCCCTGGATTTCCTGATTCTGTATCTTAAGAATGTTGCGAAAAAACTCATCCCGAAGGTAAGAGTCAATAATACGACTGTGGTTGCATATTGTTTCGGCATGGCGGCATCTACGTCCGGGGACTGGGTAGCCAATACGAACAAATGGTAACCTAATTGCATAAATTGATCGGAAAGATGAGTAGGTAATTCTGGTAAGGAATATACTACTCCTACGAATAATATTGGAGCTACTTCTCCCGCTCCTCTTCCGATTGCAAGGATCGCCCCTGTCAAGATCCCAGTCAAAGAATTCGGTAAAATCAGTTTCCAGATAGTCTGCCATTTGGTTGCGCCTAACGCGAGACTGGATTCTCTCATTTCTCTAGGAATACTTCTCATGGTTTCTTCTACAGAGATGATGACTACGGGTAGGGTGAGAATAGCAAGAGTTGCCGCCGCCCAGATTAGGGCCGGTTTTCCCCAAACTGGAGTAGTATTACTCGCAACATGGTCCATTCCTTTTCCAATGAACTGGATGAAGAACCCGACACCGAATAGACCGAATACGATGGAAGGAACTCCTGCCAAAGTATTGATCGCAAATCTTACGGTCATCGCGAACTTAGAATCTCTTACAGTGTATTCGGAAAGAAAGATCCCGGTTGCTGTCCCTATTGGAATGCTGCATAAGACCATTATAAAAACTAGATATACGGTCCCGTAGATCGCAGGAAAGATCCCGCCTTCTAAGTTATTGTTCCTTGGCGCCTCGGTAAGGAATTCCCAGCTAATTCCGGAAAATCCTTTATAGAATATGTTCCCGAGCATAAGGAGGACCGCTGATAAAATAAGTCCTGTAGCAAGCATGGGAGCGCCCAACGCTAATATGGAGTAAATTTTATCTTGGATGACTCTTTTTCTTTTAAGTCTGACTTTTTTCCATTTCAAAGAGGTTTACCAAATCTTGTTCGTCAAGAGCCTTGGAACTTTTTCATGAGCCGTTTTTTGACGTACAACTCAGTGATTGCGTTCAAGGAAAAAGTGAATAGGAATAGAAGCACACCTAAGAAGAACAGAATATTATAATGTTCTGATCCCCAGATGACCTCTCCCATTTCTGCGCCGATCGTGGCGGCGAATGTCCTACTCGGATCAAAAATACCGAAACTCATCATAGGAGCGTTACCTGTAGCCATAAGAGCGATCATTGTCTCTCCGAAAGCCCTTCCGATCCCTAAAAGTACGGCAGCGAATACTCCAGGCAATGCTGCAGGAAGCATAACTCTATAAGCGGTTTGCCATTCTGTAGCACCTAATGCCAAGGATGCCTGTCTATAGGATTGAGGCACAGTGCTTAACGCATCTTCTGCCACTGTAAAAATGATAGGAGTGACCGCGATCGCTAAACCGATCCCTCCAGTGAGCGCGTTCAATCTGAAATCTATATCGAAGGTTGCCTTTACAACGGTGGCGACATCCATCAAACAGAAAAATCCGATCACTACGGAAGGGAAGTTTGCAAGCATTTCGATGGCTGGTTTTACGATCTCTCTCACCCTGCTAGATACAAAAAACGTAATATTCAAAGCGGCTAAAATAGCTAAGGGAGCTCCGAGTAGGATCGCTATGATTGTAGTTTTTGCGGTGCCCACGATCAAAGGTAGGATACCGAACTTAGGAACGGATGAGACCGGCTGCCAAACCTTACTGAAAAGATTTTCTAAAAGAGAAAGTTTTTCAGGTTCAGGCGTGGAAACAGTTAGTGCCTTATTCAATTCTAAAGTATCTCCGTCCGGATTGTATTCCGCAGGAGCATCCGAACTGGAGTCAGGATTATATTCCGTAGGCGCTCCGGAGCTTTGACTAGCGGAAGTGGCTTGCGGAGGATCTGAGAAGAATAAGGAAGAAGCTTCTCTAAAGACGAAGAAAAAAATAAGAAGAATGATAAGGATGGAAGTGGCGGCAGTCCCTTTAACGAAGGTTTCCGCGAAAACGTCTATTTTTCTTCTGCTCGGATGTAAAAGATATCTCAGCAGAGGATCGAGTTTGCTCATTAAATGTTCCGAATTCTGGATTTATGAAAGGCCCTCGTTTCCGGGAGCCTTTCACACAATATTACTTTTTCTTAAGAGGGAAGTAACCTACGTCCTTCACTACTTTTTGTCCGTCTTTTCCGATCACCCAATCGATAAACTTTTTAGTTTGGTCTTTAGGCGCTTCTCTCAGATAAAAATACAGATATCTGGAGATCGGATACTTGTTGGTCAAAATATTCGCTTCGGTTGGAAGTTCCGCTTTGGAGTTTGCGTCAGCAGAAACAGCTAGATCTTTTACTCCTGAAGCGTAAGCTGCTCCACCGTAACCGATTCCCCACTTATCTTTGGAGATTGCGTTTACTAGTGCTGCAGTTCCTACCATATGTTGTGCAGAAGGATCAAAGTCTTGTTTTTCTAAAGCGTGCTCTTTGAAATACTCGTAAGTTCCGGAATTATTTTCTCGGCTATACAATACGATTTTATGATCTTCTCCGCCAACTTCTTTCCAATTGGTGATCTTTCCGGTGAAAATTTTGCGGATTTCTTCCAGAGAAAGTTTAGCGACTGGATTCTTTTTGTTTACATAAAGAGAAATGCCGTCGATTGCAACCTTGATTTCCACACCGTTGGAATTATATTTTTCCTTTAATTGTTGGATTTCTTGAGGTTTGAGAGGGCGAGAAGCGGAACAAATATCCGTGGTTCCGTTGATCAGCGCTGCGATCCCAGTACCAGATCCTCCTCCAGTAACTTGGAATTGAACGGATTTATCCGGGAAGGTTTCGGTCCATTTTTGAACCAGGATAACCATCGTATCGGATCCTTTAATGGTGATTGTCTTTTTCTCTTCCCCGGATACGGAAAATGAAGAAAGAGCGAATACTAATAAGACAATAAGTCTTAAACCTATCTTTTTCATCTGTTTGATATTTCTCCTGAAATATTTTTGAATTATAAACAAGAACCGTTACGAACGGATTTCTCAAATATTACAATCCTGATACACTCCGTTCTATTGCATAGATTTGGCATTTTAACGCATTCTATGAAAATAAACCCCTGACTGCAAGAAAGTACAGGGGTCTTTTATTGTTAGTTGGTAGGAAATCCTACTGCTGCTTTGATCTTATTCCCGCAGTCTCCCCCGGCTTGTCCCAGGTTTGGATCACAGGTATAATATTTGAAATTCACAGGACTTGCGTTTGTAGGAATTCCTGAACCTAAGAAACCCAAACTACTGCAAGTAGAAGTAGAAAGAGCGGACTTTCTAAGTTCTGTGTCCAGAGAATGTCCAAACATTACATAAAGATAATAATTCGTAGGAGATATCGTTGTATTAGAAACTCCTAGAATAGTGAAATGATCGTAACATTCTCCGGTATAATCTGTAAAATTTCCTGCAACTTCAGCAACTACTATGGATTTGTTCCCATCGTCTGGAGTACCGACCAAGGCTCCTAATAGAGCCGAATCATCCTTTGTGTCGGAAGAGCAAGAAATAGCCAATAATCCCAAAAGTGGAAGTATGAATTTAAGTTTAGATTTCATAAAATAATCCTTCTCCTCTTCTTAATCTA
The Leptospira johnsonii DNA segment above includes these coding regions:
- a CDS encoding adenylate/guanylate cyclase domain-containing protein, which produces MKQKLVQLIYLIFGDPKKNSLEHRLFNAISLVNGSLNILGSIFEETTEYSHRVILLNLISGTILLIMYYFSRFKNIYYVLFWPLNLTILAYLSSLWFLHGGSNGGNHYYFIPALVIATILLKNHNIFFIYAFYAFVTGFLYIFEYLYPNFIVPQKDRDAEYMDLGGNYIFVQILTGILIFILSRNLNIERKKSDNLLRNILPESIADELKMNDTVQPKRYDSVTVIFTDMAGFTQIAEKMTPEELVKELHFFFAEFDKIAKKYGLEKIKTIGDAYMAVAGLPTPNHTHARDAVFCGLEFQQFMKKQKEERQNLGLPTWELRLGIHTGSVVAGVIGTEKFAYDIWGDTVNTASRMESSGVPGEVNISLDTFHFIREDFVCESRGLIKAKNKGEIEMFLVKEPREV
- a CDS encoding carboxylate--amine ligase, yielding MLETQTEQDLLRQSDPMEFWPTWKLYLPLIPYIAFESIRSIRSGSISSLGFGTIAAANPSIPLGGLVGESKYQILRKLDPEHVLKFFLVPKGSKDINSILEKMNSFGLTFPVILKPDSGQRGQGVRKIQSPKHLEECLLESNVDLLVQEFHPGPFEAGIFYYRYPNSSLGKIFSITRKVFPRLIGNGISTLSKLVENHSRFKIQKDRFQKRFSETWDKVPKLGENILLSEAGNHCQGTLFLDGSEWITPELENKIHEISSSFSGFYFGRYDIRFSSLKDFLEGKDLHIVELNGVTSESTNLYDPRFSLRERYSILFSQWKILFKISRQSKAKAAGLFSIVKELYNFYFGDRNVSDLSS
- the pstB gene encoding phosphate ABC transporter ATP-binding protein PstB; its protein translation is MKDTKVKIKSRHFNFFYGENQALHDISLEIHAKKVTAFIGPSGCGKSTFLRSINRMNDVIDSSKVNGKLEIDGINIYDPLMNVVELRKRVGMVFQKSFPFPKSIYENIAYGLKLNGKVSKDEMDHIVEESLRKSALWKEVKDRLNDSALGLSGGQQQRLCIARAIAMNPEVILMDEPCSALDPISTKKVEEFISEFKDSYTIVIVTHNMQQAARVSDYTGFFYMGRLVEFDTTKKMFHDPSKKETEDYISGKFG
- the pstA gene encoding phosphate ABC transporter permease PstA produces the protein MKWKKVRLKRKRVIQDKIYSILALGAPMLATGLILSAVLLMLGNIFYKGFSGISWEFLTEAPRNNNLEGGIFPAIYGTVYLVFIMVLCSIPIGTATGIFLSEYTVRDSKFAMTVRFAINTLAGVPSIVFGLFGVGFFIQFIGKGMDHVASNTTPVWGKPALIWAAATLAILTLPVVIISVEETMRSIPREMRESSLALGATKWQTIWKLILPNSLTGILTGAILAIGRGAGEVAPILFVGVVYSLPELPTHLSDQFMQLGYHLFVLATQSPDVDAAMPKQYATTVVLLTLTFGMSFFATFLRYRIRKSRGKAHV
- the pstC gene encoding phosphate ABC transporter permease subunit PstC, with translation MSKLDPLLRYLLHPSRRKIDVFAETFVKGTAATSILIILLIFFFVFREASSLFFSDPPQATSASQSSGAPTEYNPDSSSDAPAEYNPDGDTLELNKALTVSTPEPEKLSLLENLFSKVWQPVSSVPKFGILPLIVGTAKTTIIAILLGAPLAILAALNITFFVSSRVREIVKPAIEMLANFPSVVIGFFCLMDVATVVKATFDIDFRLNALTGGIGLAIAVTPIIFTVAEDALSTVPQSYRQASLALGATEWQTAYRVMLPAALPGVFAAVLLGIGRAFGETMIALMATGNAPMMSFGIFDPSRTFAATIGAEMGEVIWGSEHYNILFFLGVLLFLFTFSLNAITELYVKKRLMKKFQGS
- a CDS encoding phosphate ABC transporter substrate-binding protein is translated as MKKIGLRLIVLLVFALSSFSVSGEEKKTITIKGSDTMVILVQKWTETFPDKSVQFQVTGGGSGTGIAALINGTTDICSASRPLKPQEIQQLKEKYNSNGVEIKVAIDGISLYVNKKNPVAKLSLEEIRKIFTGKITNWKEVGGEDHKIVLYSRENNSGTYEYFKEHALEKQDFDPSAQHMVGTAALVNAISKDKWGIGYGGAAYASGVKDLAVSADANSKAELPTEANILTNKYPISRYLYFYLREAPKDQTKKFIDWVIGKDGQKVVKDVGYFPLKKK
- a CDS encoding LA_3150 family lipoprotein, which produces MKSKLKFILPLLGLLAISCSSDTKDDSALLGALVGTPDDGNKSIVVAEVAGNFTDYTGECYDHFTILGVSNTTISPTNYYLYVMFGHSLDTELRKSALSTSTCSSLGFLGSGIPTNASPVNFKYYTCDPNLGQAGGDCGNKIKAAVGFPTN